Part of the Flammeovirga agarivorans genome is shown below.
CGGTGTTTACAGCACTAATTATGACTGCTTGTTTATTCTTTGCACCATTAGCCGGAATCGTTCCTGCTTATGCGACAGCACCAGCATTATTAATGGTCGGTGTTTATATGTTTATGAACATCAAGCATATCAAATTTGATAATATGTTAACAGCGGTACCTTCGTTCTTAACGATTATCATGATGCCATTAACTTACTCTATTTCAATGGGTATTACATTCGGATTTATTTCTTATGTAGTATTAATGATCTTAGGAGGAAAAGGTAAAGAATTACCAATTACAATGTATGTGATTGGAGTTCTTTCTGTGGTGAACTTAATCGCAGGGTAATTCATTACAAATTCATACTATCGCCAAAAAGGTCCATCAATAATTCTTGTTATTGATGGACCTTTTCTTTTCTATTTATTCAAATATTCTGTAAATTAATACTGATATTCAGTTTGTTATAGGTTTTGTTACTATTTGTAACCTTATTAATTCTGCTAAAACCATTTTAATCTCATATTATTACAGAAACCAAAAATCTATATTATTCTATTTTTTTATTTAACTACTATTATTAATGAAAAAGTATACCCTGCTTTTTATTGTTACTTTGTTGATTGGTATTTTCTCTTACTCATGTTCATCGACTGAAGATGATGCAACCCCTTCAAATAATACCACTACAAATACATCCAGCGATGATGATACATCTGACGAAGATGCTACAGATGAGACTGCTGATGAAAATCAAAGTGAAAACGATTCAACGAATACTGAAGAAGAAGAAGAAACTCCAGAATTTTTAATTGCCTCCGAGTATTTTAATCAGGAATCACTAATATCTATTGAAACAGTTACTGCTACTCTTGAAGATGGCACTACTGCAGAGTGTTTTGAAATTACTTTCTCTGCTAACCCCGTAGAAAATGATAGCCCACTTTGTCCTGAAACTTTAGAGGATGTAGGAGGTCTTGGAATATATGATGGAGACACAAATCCAGGTTTTCAAGTAATGAAAAGGGCTTTATTTGAAGCCATGGAACAGGATGGTTATGATATTGTAGATGATCAAGGAAATATTAGAATCGATGATTTCCAAAGCGGAGCATTAGAGAAAAACCTTTCTTATTGTCTTGATGCGGCTCCAGATGATGACTTAGAATTAACTTATATAATTCCTAAAACTCCAAAGCTAGCTTCATCTGTAAATACTATAGAAACAGTAGAATTGATTGGTGTATCTATAGATGGAGTACCAATTAATGGAACACCACCTTCGGCCATTAGTGGTCCAACAAATAGAATAATGGCTAGTGCAAAAATACCATCTTTGGATAGATGTGGAGGTCATAAGGATCCTGCTGGGTATTACCATTGGCATTTTATTGCAGAAGTAATGGATCGAGTATTAGTTGCTAATAATATCACAGATATAAATTGCGGAGATTATGTCGATCAATTGCTAGGAGATGCAACAAAGTTGGTAGGTTTTGCAAAAGATGGATACCCTATTTACGCTTATGCTGTGGAACCCGATGATTTAGATGAATGTGGAGGTAGATCAGCTATCACAACTGAGTATCCTGACGGTGTATATCATTATGTAGCAAGTACAACCGATGCACCTAATGTTCCGGTATGTTTAAAAGGAGTGGCCGTTCGTTCAAACAATTTCAGATATGAATAAAATAATCTTCCTAATCGTTGGGTTATGCTTAAGTTATGGAGTTAAAGCACATAATCCTCTATCAGCAAAATTCTATCTTGAAAAACAAGATTCGCAAGGGCTATTAAGTATATACCTCAGCCAAGATGGAGTAGATGCAGCTCTACTAAAAGCATACGGTGAAAAGGAGTTTGAAAATTATACCGTAGGGCAATATAAATCACTAATAGTAAGATATATAAAAGAAAACTTTAAGTTGAATATCAATGGAAAGGAAATCATACTTTTAGATGGTGGTATTAAGTTGGGTAAGCATCAAACCGATCTAAAATTTATCACTACTGAAGTCCCCTCTAAAATTCATACTTTAAAAGTACAAATTGAAGCATTTTCTGAAAATGAGGACCACCAATCTCTCTTTGTTTATAAAATTGGTGAGTCTAATGGTAAAGCCATTTTATCTAATCGAAATGATTTTACAGACCATTTTACGAAAACAGTTGAAACTTCTGGAATGCCACAATCTGTTGCCATTACCATTGGGACAGTATTAATTCTGTTATTTATCTTATTTACAGAAAGAAGGCGTTTAGTATAAAAATATAGAGATAGTCAATCAATTATGATTGACTATTTCTTTAACTAACAGATTGTGATATAACTTAACGATAAAAAACATTGAACTGATTTACCTTCTTTTCTTTAAAAGTGGAGTACTTTTTAATCAGATCATTCAGTTGAGAATCTATATTTTCTGTTACCTCACCTCCATGGAAACAGATGATTTTTTTAGGGGATAAACTCTTGATGGTTTTTACCGAATCAACTACGGTATCAAGGTCAAGATTGAACTGAGAGTTGGCAATATCTAATTTCCCATCTCTAAAAACAATTGCATCACCAGCAATAAGCGTATGACTCTTTTTATTGAAGAGTGAAATATGACCTTTGGTAGGACCAGGAGTTTCCACTACCTTCCAAGTATTTAATAATTCATCTTGATTTTTTACAGTATGATTCACTTTGAACCTTCTAACGTTTTGAAGCGAATAGATAAATTTTCTTCCCCAAGGCTTATAAGCATCAGGTAAATGATCAAACGAAGAAATTGCCTGTTCTAATCTCTCTGAAATTACTTTACCTTCTAATGAAGCTTTTTCCTTTCTAGATGAAATGATCTGAATTGAACGGTTTGATTCTTTAATTGCTTTTACGCAACCAATATGGTCAATGTCATCATGTGTAATAATAATGCCTTGTAGGTGTTGATATGATAGTCCATGTTTTTGAAGCTCTATTTCTAATTGGGCATAAGACTCATTATAACCAGTGTCTACAAGATAGTTACCTAGAGGACTCTTAATTAAAGTTGGGTATAATTCGGATTCCTCTCCGTCGATGATAGTTGAGATGTGTAATATATTAGAAGTCATGAGTTTATAGTAGAAGTATATTGTTTTCCTAAGTTATAATATTTTTCGGATCAAATTGTTTTCATTCACTATTGTTAAAATTTCTTTACAAAGTTACTTAAAATAAAAAATGATACTAAATTAGTAACATATTACTGAATAAGTAACATTATGAAGGCAAAAGATAAGATCATTCAGGCAGCAAAAAACCTCTTTTTTGACAGAGGAATCATAAAGGTGAGTATCACAGAAATAATTTCTGATGCTAATGTTTCTAAGATGACTTTTTATAGAAACTTCAAAAATAAAGATGAACTTATTCTTGAGATAGTCACTGGAATTTCAAACCAAGGAATTCAGGACTTTAAGGAAGTGATAAAAAAGGAAATCACTTTTCAAGAAAAATTAATAGAGGTGATCAATTTCAAGATTGAGTATAGCAAGCATCTATCCCTCACTTTTTTACAGGACTTGTACAGTTATTTTTCACAAAAAGATACAGAAGTCCTCACAGCATTAGAGCGTATAAAAAGTGAAAGTAATGCTTTGTTTGTTCAGGAAATACTTTTGGCTAAATCTAAAGGAGAAATTTCAGAAGATATATCAGTTGAATTTATTATGTATATGATGAATAAACTCCAAGAGATGATGAACGATGACCACCTTCTTCATATGTTCTCATCATCAGAAGAAATGACAAGGTCGATTACTAAGTTTTTTTTCTTTGGTATCAGTAAATAATGTGATGATGAGGTATCCTTTAATTTACATATTACTTGGTCTATCAATAAATGTAACGGCTCAGTCTACCTTAGATTTCAATGGACTGTTTCAGGGGTTTACTACTTATTCACCTGAGTCAGATCAACAACAGCTTTGGACCGGTGTACGATATATCCCAGAATTGAAATATGAATTTGAAATAGATTCCTTACAGAGTATCTCTGCTTACGTTTCCGCTAATATCTATGGATCTGTTCAATATGCAGGAGGTAATTCCATTTGGGAGGGAACAGTAGCACCTTATAGAGCATGGGTTCGTTATGCTTACGAAAACAGTGAAGTGAGAATTGGCTTACAGAAAATAGACTTTGGTTCTTCTACTTTATTAAGACCGTTACAATGGTTTAATCAAATAGACCCAAGAGACCCTTTAGGCTTAACTAATGGAGTTTATGCTGCATTAGGGAAGTATTACTTTAAGAACAATGCAAATATTTGGTTTTGGGCTTTATATGGAAATGAAGAGACGCGAGGATATGATATACTTCAAACAGTAAGAAATCATCCAGAGCTAGGAGGTAGGTTACAATTACCTACCCCGAAAGGAGAAATTGCCTTTTCCTATCACCATAGAACTGCTGTATTTGATAACCGTTGGAACATCAATGATCCGCTTTTTATTGAAACACCAGAGAACAAGTATGGTGTGGATGGGAAGTGGGATATTGGCATTGGTATCTGGTTTGAAGGGACATATACAAAGACTAAAGATCCTATCGTTTTAAATGCTAATAGCGATCCATTAGGATTGACTCACCAAGCATTATTGGATGTCGGAATAGATTATACCATCAAAGGAGTGAATATCGTTTTCGAGCATTTATTTACTAGATATGGAGAAGAAATCAATCAACCACAATATAAAGGTAATACAAGTGCCATTTCATTCAATTATCCTGTCAGCTTCTTTGATAATATTTCATTGATGGTCTATCAGGATTGGACGAATGATGGTACAGGTGTTTATGCCACTTATAACCATGATTTTGATATCTGGACAGGGTATATCATGGCATATTATAACCCAACAACTCAAATTTCAACCCCATATGTAAATAACGATCTTAACCAATTTACACCTGGTTTTGGATTGAGACTTATGGCAACATTAAATCACTAAATAGAACTGAAAATGGAAACAAACAACATTATTGAAATTCGAAAAGTAACGAAACGGTTTCCTGTAGGAGAATCCGAGTTTACTGCATTAAGTGATATCGAACTCAATTTCAAAAAAGGAGAATTTGCTGGGTTAATTGGCCCAAGTGGATCTGGAAAGACAACATTACTGAATCTAATTGGTGCATTGGATACCTGTTCTGAAGGTGACATATTAATAAGTGGTAAAAACGTAGCAGCAAAATCTGATGAGGAATCGGCATTGCTCAGGAATCAACATATAGGCTTTATTTTTCAGAGTTATAACCTATTGCCAGTTTATACCATTTATGAGAATGTAGAATTTCCTTTACTACTACAAAAACGTACAAAAGCAGAAAGAAAAGAAGCAGTGATGGAAGCGCTGGAATGGGTGGGTTTAGCTGATATTGCAAACAAAAAGCCATCACAAATTTCAGGAGGTCAAGCACAAAGAGTGGCTATAGCTAGATCAATAGTGAAAAAACCAGATATTGTTTTAGCAGATGAACCCACAGCAAATTTGGACTCAAAGAATGCTTATAAAATCATGGAGATTCTTAAGCAATTAAACGAAGAATTAGGCATCACCTTTATATTCTCCTCACATGATAATAAAGTAATAGAATCACTCGATCGAGTAATATCATTAGAAGATGGTAAGGTAAAGAACGACGAAAGTAAATAAAGCGATGGAAACGATACATAATATATTACTAAGTTTTCGACTAGCTTTT
Proteins encoded:
- a CDS encoding TetR/AcrR family transcriptional regulator, producing the protein MKAKDKIIQAAKNLFFDRGIIKVSITEIISDANVSKMTFYRNFKNKDELILEIVTGISNQGIQDFKEVIKKEITFQEKLIEVINFKIEYSKHLSLTFLQDLYSYFSQKDTEVLTALERIKSESNALFVQEILLAKSKGEISEDISVEFIMYMMNKLQEMMNDDHLLHMFSSSEEMTRSITKFFFFGISK
- a CDS encoding YHYH protein, producing MKKYTLLFIVTLLIGIFSYSCSSTEDDATPSNNTTTNTSSDDDTSDEDATDETADENQSENDSTNTEEEEETPEFLIASEYFNQESLISIETVTATLEDGTTAECFEITFSANPVENDSPLCPETLEDVGGLGIYDGDTNPGFQVMKRALFEAMEQDGYDIVDDQGNIRIDDFQSGALEKNLSYCLDAAPDDDLELTYIIPKTPKLASSVNTIETVELIGVSIDGVPINGTPPSAISGPTNRIMASAKIPSLDRCGGHKDPAGYYHWHFIAEVMDRVLVANNITDINCGDYVDQLLGDATKLVGFAKDGYPIYAYAVEPDDLDECGGRSAITTEYPDGVYHYVASTTDAPNVPVCLKGVAVRSNNFRYE
- a CDS encoding ABC transporter ATP-binding protein, with protein sequence METNNIIEIRKVTKRFPVGESEFTALSDIELNFKKGEFAGLIGPSGSGKTTLLNLIGALDTCSEGDILISGKNVAAKSDEESALLRNQHIGFIFQSYNLLPVYTIYENVEFPLLLQKRTKAERKEAVMEALEWVGLADIANKKPSQISGGQAQRVAIARSIVKKPDIVLADEPTANLDSKNAYKIMEILKQLNEELGITFIFSSHDNKVIESLDRVISLEDGKVKNDESK
- a CDS encoding MBL fold metallo-hydrolase; translation: MTSNILHISTIIDGEESELYPTLIKSPLGNYLVDTGYNESYAQLEIELQKHGLSYQHLQGIIITHDDIDHIGCVKAIKESNRSIQIISSRKEKASLEGKVISERLEQAISSFDHLPDAYKPWGRKFIYSLQNVRRFKVNHTVKNQDELLNTWKVVETPGPTKGHISLFNKKSHTLIAGDAIVFRDGKLDIANSQFNLDLDTVVDSVKTIKSLSPKKIICFHGGEVTENIDSQLNDLIKKYSTFKEKKVNQFNVFYR